A single region of the Sciurus carolinensis chromosome 16, mSciCar1.2, whole genome shotgun sequence genome encodes:
- the Tmem145 gene encoding transmembrane protein 145 isoform X5: protein MEPQRAPALRRLLPPLLLLLLPLPPRARAKYVRGNLSSKEDWVFLTRFCFLSDYGRLDFRFRYPEAKCCQNILLYFDDPSQWPAVYKAGDKDCLAKESVIRPENNQVINLTTQYAWSGCQVVSEEGTRYLSCSSGRSFRSGDGLQLEYEMVLTNGKSFWTRHFSADEFGILETDVTFLLIFILIFFLSCYFGYLLKGRQLLHTTYKMFMAAAGVEVLSLLFFCIYWGQYATDGIGNESVKILAKLLFSSSFLIFLLMLILLGKGFTVTRGRISHSGSVKLSVYMTLYTLTHVVLLIYEAEFFDPGQVLYTYESPAGYGLIGLQVAAYVWFCYAVLISLRHFPEKQPFYVPFFAAYTLWFFAVPVMALIANFGIPKWAREKIVNGIQLGIHLYAHGVFLIMTRPSAANKNFPYHVRTSQIASAGAPGTGGSQSTDKAFPQHVYGNVTFISDSVPNFTELFSIPPPTSSPLPRTAPDSGLPLFRDLRPPDPLRDL, encoded by the exons ATGGAGCCCCAGCGCGCGCCCGCGCTGCGCCGCCTGCTTCCGCCGTTGCTGCTCTTACTGCTGCCACTGCCCCCCCGCGCCCGGGCCAAGTATGTGCGGGGCAACCTCAGCTCCAAGGAG GACTGGGTGTTCTTGACAAGATTTTGTTTCCTCTCGGATTATGGCCGGCTGGACTTCCGTTTCCGCTATCCTGAG GCCAAGTGCTGTCAGAACATCCTCCTCTATTTTGATGATCCATCCCAATGGCCAGCAGTGTACAAGGCAGGGGACAAG GACTGCCTGGCCAAGGAATCAGTGATCAGGCCGGAGAACAACCAAGTCATCAATCTCACCACCCAGTATGCCTGGTCAGGCTGTCAG GTGGTGTCAGAAGAGGGAACCCGCTACCTGAGTTGCTCCAGTGGCCGCAGCTTCCGCTCT GGAGATGGGCTGCAGCTGGAGTATGAGATGGTCCTCACCAATGGCAAGTCATTCTGGACAAGACACTTCTCTGCTGATGAGTTTG ggatcctggagacagatGTGACCTTCCTTCTCATCTtcatcctcatcttcttcctctcctgttACTTTGGAT ATTTGCTGAAAGGTCGTCAGTTGCTTCACACAACTTATAAAATGTTCATGGCTGCAGCAGGAGTGGAGG TCCTGAGCCTCCTGTTTTTTTGCATCTACTGGGGCCAGTATGCCACCGATGGCATTGGCAATGAGAGCGTGAAGATCCTGG ccAAGCTGCTCTTCTCCTCCAGCTTCCTCATTTTCCTGCTCATGCTCATCCTTCTGGGGAAGGGATTCACGGTGACACG GGGCCGCATCAGCCATTCGGGCTCTGTGAAGTTGTCTGTGTACATGACCCTGTACACCCTCACCCACGTGGTGCTGCTTATCTACGAGGCTGAA TTCTTTGACCCAGGTCAGGTACTGTACACATATGAGTCTCCGGCTGGCTACGGACTCATCGGGCTGCAGGTGGCAGCCTACGTGTGGTTCTGCTACGCTGTGCTCATCTCCCTGCGCCACTTTCCTGAGAAGCAGCCCTTTTACGTGCCCTTCTTTGCTGCCTACACCCTCTG GTTCTTTGCAGTTCCTGTCATGGCCCTGATTGCCAATTTTGGGATCCCCAAGTGGGCCCGGGAGAAGATTGTCAATGGCATCCAGCTGGGAATCCACCTGTATGCCCATGGAGTGTTCCTG ATCATGACTCGCCCATCGGCGGCCAACAAGAACTTCCCATACCACGTGCGCACGTCGCAGATCGCCTCCGCAGGTGCTCCGGGCACCGGAGGGAGCCAATCCACAGACAAGGCCTTTCCGCAGCACGTCTATGGGAATGTGACCTTCATTAGCGACTCGGTGCCCAACTTCACGGAGCTCTTCTCCATCCCCCCGCCCACCTCTTCC
- the Prr19 gene encoding proline-rich protein 19 isoform X2 translates to MDSRRPAPQPFQQPEKPGRVRRRKTRRERNALVGSRRGSRQDPAAPQNPVAPPASKLVVITQGRLSREHRGLFNHEVKSLDVARLLSSGSQESETLFSPTKTSPSPGRVQEPEQSKGKENQVPGDLGPVPPNSPELPCLGKLLGELQCQLILPQAFPRRNLVQEARDVILGNLQACHGCVPDLALVLRGCYPPLPGTKPGIPEKRRMTPSWINSLEQAPREERQRRRRGTKELTFSIPHTSSTPIAHGVGLAPPGGPWPPTFPSVPSPSGAAWGPPTAFDLLKSIWLVATPPLPRPWGVGPLQPLPQPSPLLPQTSALDWSPSPLAPLPSLSWVVAQSSPEAWSFPPMRLY, encoded by the exons ATGGACTCCCGGAGGCCAGCACCTCAGCCTTTCCAACAACCTGAGAAACCTGGCCGTGTCCGCCGCCGAAAGACCAGGAGGGAGAGAAATGCCCTTGTGGGCAGCCGCCGGGGGAGCCGTCAGGATCCTGCGGCCCCCCAGAATCCTGTGGCCCCTCCTGCCTCCAAGCTTGTGGTCATAACTCAGGGCCGGCTGAGCCGGGAGCACCGGGGTCTCTTCAACCATGAGGTGAAATCTCTGGATGTTGCCCGGCTGCTTAGCAGTGGGTCCCAGGAATCAGAAACCCTCTTTTCCCCAACCAAAACCTCCCCAAGCCCAGGCAGGGTCCAAGAACCAGAACAGTCAAAGGGCAAGGAGAATCAGGTGCCTGGAGACTTGGGTCCAGTCCCACCAAATTCTCCTGAGCTCCCTTGCTTGGGGAAACTGCTGGGTGAGCTGCAGTGCCAGCTGATTCTGCCACAGGCCTTCCCCAGGAGGAACCTGGTGCAGGAGGCCAGGGATGTCATCTTGGGAAACTTACAGGCCTGTCATGGCTGTGTACCTGACCTTGCCCTGGTGCTCCGAGGCTGCTACCCACCCTTGCCAG GGACTAAGCCTGGGATACCTGAGAAACGAAGAATGACACCCTCCTGGATCAACAGCCTTGAGCAAGCCCCAAGGGAAGAGAGGCAAAGGAGACGTCGGGGAACAAAGGAGCTCACCTTTTCCATTCCTCATACCTCCAGCACTCCCATTGCTCACGGGGTGGGCCTGGCACCACCAGGAGGTCCCTGGCCACCCACTTTTCCCTCCGTACCTTCACCATCTGGGGCAGCCTGGGGCCCTCCAACAGCCTTTGACCTGCTAAAAAGCATCTGGCTTGTAGCCACACCACCCCTTCCCAGACCGTGGGGTGTCGGCCCACTACAGCCCCTACCTCAGCCATCACCCTTGTTGCCCCAAACCTCTGCTCTGGACTGGAGCCCCAGCCCCCTTGCCCCACTGCCCAGCCTCTCCTGGGTGGTAGCTCAGAGCAGTCCAGAAGCCTGGTCCTTTCCACCAATGAGACTGTACTGA
- the Prr19 gene encoding proline-rich protein 19 isoform X1, with amino-acid sequence MRVVCLRPGRARGGFEARSRCRRSHCCPQPRGVSWGQDIMDSRRPAPQPFQQPEKPGRVRRRKTRRERNALVGSRRGSRQDPAAPQNPVAPPASKLVVITQGRLSREHRGLFNHEVKSLDVARLLSSGSQESETLFSPTKTSPSPGRVQEPEQSKGKENQVPGDLGPVPPNSPELPCLGKLLGELQCQLILPQAFPRRNLVQEARDVILGNLQACHGCVPDLALVLRGCYPPLPGTKPGIPEKRRMTPSWINSLEQAPREERQRRRRGTKELTFSIPHTSSTPIAHGVGLAPPGGPWPPTFPSVPSPSGAAWGPPTAFDLLKSIWLVATPPLPRPWGVGPLQPLPQPSPLLPQTSALDWSPSPLAPLPSLSWVVAQSSPEAWSFPPMRLY; translated from the exons ATGCGCGTAGTGTGCTTGAGGCCCGGAAGAGCGCGGGGCGGCTTCGAGGCTCGGTCGAGGTGTAGAAGAAGCCATTGCTGTCCACAGCCACGTGGAGTGAGTTGGGGGCAG GACATTATGGACTCCCGGAGGCCAGCACCTCAGCCTTTCCAACAACCTGAGAAACCTGGCCGTGTCCGCCGCCGAAAGACCAGGAGGGAGAGAAATGCCCTTGTGGGCAGCCGCCGGGGGAGCCGTCAGGATCCTGCGGCCCCCCAGAATCCTGTGGCCCCTCCTGCCTCCAAGCTTGTGGTCATAACTCAGGGCCGGCTGAGCCGGGAGCACCGGGGTCTCTTCAACCATGAGGTGAAATCTCTGGATGTTGCCCGGCTGCTTAGCAGTGGGTCCCAGGAATCAGAAACCCTCTTTTCCCCAACCAAAACCTCCCCAAGCCCAGGCAGGGTCCAAGAACCAGAACAGTCAAAGGGCAAGGAGAATCAGGTGCCTGGAGACTTGGGTCCAGTCCCACCAAATTCTCCTGAGCTCCCTTGCTTGGGGAAACTGCTGGGTGAGCTGCAGTGCCAGCTGATTCTGCCACAGGCCTTCCCCAGGAGGAACCTGGTGCAGGAGGCCAGGGATGTCATCTTGGGAAACTTACAGGCCTGTCATGGCTGTGTACCTGACCTTGCCCTGGTGCTCCGAGGCTGCTACCCACCCTTGCCAG GGACTAAGCCTGGGATACCTGAGAAACGAAGAATGACACCCTCCTGGATCAACAGCCTTGAGCAAGCCCCAAGGGAAGAGAGGCAAAGGAGACGTCGGGGAACAAAGGAGCTCACCTTTTCCATTCCTCATACCTCCAGCACTCCCATTGCTCACGGGGTGGGCCTGGCACCACCAGGAGGTCCCTGGCCACCCACTTTTCCCTCCGTACCTTCACCATCTGGGGCAGCCTGGGGCCCTCCAACAGCCTTTGACCTGCTAAAAAGCATCTGGCTTGTAGCCACACCACCCCTTCCCAGACCGTGGGGTGTCGGCCCACTACAGCCCCTACCTCAGCCATCACCCTTGTTGCCCCAAACCTCTGCTCTGGACTGGAGCCCCAGCCCCCTTGCCCCACTGCCCAGCCTCTCCTGGGTGGTAGCTCAGAGCAGTCCAGAAGCCTGGTCCTTTCCACCAATGAGACTGTACTGA
- the Pafah1b3 gene encoding platelet-activating factor acetylhydrolase IB subunit alpha1 — protein sequence MSGQENPASRPTPVQDVQGDGRWMSLHHRFVADSKDKEPEVVFIGDSLVQLMHQCEIWRELFSPLHALNFGIGGDSTQHVLWRLENGELEHIRPKIVVVWVGTNNHGHTAEQVAGGIKAIVHLVNQRQPQARVVVLGLLPRGQHPNPLRDKNRQVNELVRAALAGHPRAHFLDADPGFVHSDGTISHHDMYDYLHLSRLGYTPVCRALHSLLLRLLAQDQGQGVPLPESTS from the exons ATGAGCGGGCAAGAGAATCCAGCCAGCAGGCCCACACCGGTGCAAGACGTGCAGGGCGATGGGCGCTGGATGTCCCTG CACCATCGGTTCGTGGCCGACAGCAAAGATAAGGAACCCGAAGTCGTTTTCATCGGGGACTCCTTGGTCCAGCTAATGCACCAGTGTGAG ATCTGGAGGGAGCTCTTTTCTCCCCTGCATGCACTCAATTTTGGCATTGGTGGTGACAGCACACAGCATGTATTGTGGCGGCTGGAGAATGGGGAACTGGAACACATCCGACCCAAG ATCGTGGTGGTCTGGGTGGGGACCAACAACCATGGGCATACAGCAGAGCAGGTGGCTGGTGGCATCAAGGCCATTGTGCACCTGGTGAACCAGAGGCAGCCCCAGGCCCGGGTCGTGGTGCTG GGCCTGCTCCCGAGGGGCCAGCACCCCAACCCACTTCGGGATAAGAACCGACAGGTGAATGAGCTGGTACGGGCAGCATTGGCTGGCCACCCACGTGCCCACTTCTTGGATGCTGATCCTGGCTTTGTGCACTCCGATGGCACCATCAGCCACCATGATATGTATGATTACCTCCATCTGAGCCGCCTGGGGTACACACCGGTCTGCCGGGCCTTACATTCCCTGCTTCTGCGTCTGCTGGCCCAAGACCAGGGCCAGGGTGTCCCTCTGCCAGAGTCCACATCCTAG